One segment of Enterobacter ludwigii DNA contains the following:
- a CDS encoding neutral zinc metallopeptidase: protein MRWQGRRESDNVEDRRSDSGGGPSMGGPGFRLPSGKGGIILLIVVLVAGYYGVDLTGLMTGQPLQQQQHSERSISPNEDEAAKFTSVILATTEETWGQLFEKMGRTYQQPKLVMYRGATRTGCGTGQSVMGPFYCPADSTVYIDLSFYDDMKRKLGADGDFAQGYVIAHEVGHHVQKLLGIEPKVRQLQQNASQAEVNRLSVRMELQADCFAGVWGHNMQQQGVLESGDLEEALNAAQAIGDDRLQQQSQGRVVPDSFTHGTSQQRYSWFKRGFDSGDPAQCNTFGKAM, encoded by the coding sequence ATGCGCTGGCAAGGGCGTCGTGAAAGTGACAATGTAGAAGACAGGCGCAGCGATAGCGGCGGCGGTCCTTCAATGGGTGGGCCTGGCTTCCGGTTACCCAGCGGAAAGGGCGGTATTATTCTGCTGATTGTGGTGCTGGTCGCGGGGTACTACGGTGTCGATCTGACCGGTTTAATGACCGGCCAGCCTCTGCAGCAACAGCAGCATTCTGAGCGCTCAATCAGCCCTAACGAGGATGAAGCGGCCAAATTTACCTCCGTTATTCTCGCCACCACAGAAGAAACCTGGGGTCAGCTGTTCGAGAAAATGGGGCGTACCTATCAGCAACCCAAGCTGGTGATGTACCGTGGTGCCACCCGTACCGGATGCGGCACCGGACAATCGGTTATGGGGCCGTTCTACTGTCCGGCAGACAGCACCGTCTATATCGATCTCTCTTTCTATGATGACATGAAACGCAAGCTTGGCGCTGACGGCGATTTTGCCCAGGGCTACGTCATTGCGCATGAAGTCGGGCACCATGTGCAAAAACTGCTGGGGATAGAACCCAAAGTACGTCAGCTTCAGCAAAACGCCTCTCAGGCTGAGGTAAACCGTCTTTCCGTACGCATGGAACTGCAGGCGGACTGCTTCGCGGGCGTCTGGGGGCACAACATGCAGCAGCAGGGCGTGCTGGAATCCGGCGACCTGGAAGAGGCGCTCAATGCCGCGCAGGCTATCGGTGACGATCGTCTTCAGCAGCAGAGCCAGGGCCGCGTCGTCCCCGACAGCTTTACTCACGGCACATCACAACAACGATACAGCTGGTTCAAACGCGGTTTCGACAGCGGTGACCCGGCGCAGTGTAATACCTTCGGCAAAGCCATGTAA
- the bamC gene encoding outer membrane protein assembly factor BamC has product MAYSVQKSRLAKVASVSLVMLLAACSSDSRYKRQVSGDESYLDATPLAELHAPAGMILPIQNGDYNIPVTNGSGLVGKALDIRPPAQPLALVSGARTQFTGDTASLLVESARGTTLWPQVVSVIQAKNYTIDKRDDASQTLTTDWIEWNRLDEDQQYRGRYQVSVKPQGYQQAVTVKLLNLEQAGKPVADAASMQRYSTEMLNVIAAGLDKNASDAANAAQSRNGATFDVQSGADDTGLPMLVVRAPFNQTWQRLPATLEKVGMKVTDSTRSTGSMTATYKPLSDSAWQELGATDPQLASGDYKIQVGDLDNRSSLQFIDPKGHTLTQSQNDALVAVFQAAFSK; this is encoded by the coding sequence ATGGCTTATTCAGTACAGAAGTCGCGCCTGGCGAAGGTTGCGAGTGTTTCGCTTGTTATGCTGCTCGCTGCCTGTAGTTCAGACTCGCGCTACAAGCGCCAGGTGAGCGGTGATGAATCCTATCTGGATGCGACCCCGCTTGCTGAACTTCACGCACCGGCTGGTATGATCCTGCCGATTCAGAACGGCGATTACAATATTCCCGTGACCAACGGCAGCGGCCTGGTCGGTAAAGCGCTCGATATTCGTCCGCCAGCACAGCCTCTGGCGCTGGTGAGCGGGGCGCGTACCCAGTTCACCGGTGATACGGCGTCGCTGCTGGTTGAAAGCGCCCGCGGTACCACCCTGTGGCCGCAGGTTGTGAGCGTCATTCAGGCGAAGAACTACACCATCGATAAACGCGATGATGCCAGCCAGACCTTAACCACCGACTGGATCGAGTGGAACCGTCTGGACGAAGATCAGCAGTACCGTGGGCGTTATCAAGTCTCCGTTAAACCTCAGGGTTATCAGCAGGCGGTTACCGTTAAGCTGTTGAACCTGGAGCAGGCGGGTAAACCGGTTGCGGATGCCGCATCAATGCAGCGTTACAGCACTGAAATGCTGAACGTGATTGCCGCGGGTCTGGATAAGAACGCCAGCGACGCCGCTAACGCAGCGCAGAGCCGCAACGGCGCGACGTTTGACGTTCAGAGCGGTGCGGATGACACCGGTCTGCCAATGCTGGTTGTGCGTGCACCGTTTAACCAGACCTGGCAGCGCCTGCCAGCGACGCTGGAAAAAGTGGGCATGAAAGTGACCGACAGCACCCGTTCAACCGGGAGCATGACGGCAACCTATAAGCCGCTGTCTGACAGTGCATGGCAGGAATTGGGCGCCACCGATCCACAGCTGGCTTCCGGCGACTACAAGATTCAGGTAGGTGACCTCGATAACCGCAGCAGTCTGCAGTTTATCGATCCGAAAGGCCACACGCTGACCCAGTCGCAGAACGATGCGCTGGTGGCCGTCTTCCAGGCAGCATTCAGCAAATAA
- the dapA gene encoding 4-hydroxy-tetrahydrodipicolinate synthase, with protein MFTGSIVALVTPMDEKGNVCRSSMKKLIDYHVANGTSAIVSVGTTGESATLSHEEHGDVVMLTLELADGRIPVIAGTGANATAEAISLTKRFNDSGIVGCLTVTPYYNRPTQEGLFQHFKAIAEHTDLPQILYNVPSRTGCDMLPETVGRLSKVKNIIGIKEATGNLSRVHQIKELVSDDFILLSGDDATALDFMQLGGHGVISVTANVAARDMAEMCKLAAAGHFDEARVINQRLMPLHNKLFVEPNPIPVKWACKELGLVATDTLRLPMTPITDHGREIVTAALKHAGLL; from the coding sequence ATGTTCACGGGAAGTATTGTCGCGCTTGTTACGCCGATGGATGAAAAAGGTAATGTCTGCCGGTCAAGCATGAAGAAGCTGATTGATTACCATGTCGCCAATGGAACCTCGGCGATCGTTTCGGTAGGGACTACCGGTGAATCTGCAACGCTAAGCCACGAAGAGCACGGCGATGTGGTGATGCTGACCCTGGAACTGGCTGACGGGCGTATCCCGGTCATCGCAGGGACAGGCGCTAACGCCACGGCAGAAGCTATCAGTTTGACCAAACGTTTTAACGACAGCGGCATCGTGGGCTGTCTGACGGTGACCCCTTATTACAACCGTCCTACTCAGGAAGGTCTGTTCCAGCATTTCAAAGCCATCGCAGAACATACTGACTTGCCACAAATTCTGTATAATGTGCCGTCCCGTACTGGCTGCGATATGCTGCCGGAAACCGTTGGTCGTCTCTCGAAAGTAAAAAATATTATCGGGATTAAAGAGGCGACAGGGAACTTAAGCCGCGTTCATCAGATCAAAGAGCTGGTTTCAGACGACTTTATCCTGTTGAGCGGCGATGATGCGACCGCACTGGACTTTATGCAGCTCGGTGGCCATGGCGTGATCTCCGTAACGGCGAACGTTGCGGCCCGCGATATGGCTGAAATGTGCAAACTGGCGGCTGCCGGTCACTTTGATGAAGCTCGCGTGATTAATCAGCGTCTGATGCCGTTGCATAATAAATTATTTGTCGAACCCAATCCGATCCCCGTGAAATGGGCGTGTAAGGAGTTGGGACTTGTAGCAACCGATACGCTGCGTCTGCCAATGACACCGATTACCGACCACGGTCGTGAAATTGTCACAGCAGCGCTGAAGCATGCCGGTTTGCTGTAG
- a CDS encoding AI-2E family transporter, with the protein MLEMLMQWYRRRFSDPEAIALLVILVAGFGILFFFSGLLAPLLVAIVLAYLLEWPTARLENIGCSRRWATSIVLVLFVGILLLMSFVVMPVAWQQGIYLIRDMPGMLNKLSDFAATLPRRYPALMDAGIIDAMAENMRARIMTMGDSVVKYSLASLVGLLTLAVYLVLVPLMVFFLVKDKEQMLNAVRRILPRNRGLAGQVWEEMNQQITNYIRGKVLEMIVVGVATWIGFLIFGLNYSLLLAVLVGLSVLIPYIGAFVVTIPVVGVALFQFGLGTEFWSCFAVYLIIQGLDGNLLVPVLFSEAVNLHPLVIILSVVIFGGLWGFWGVFFAIPLATLIKAVVHAWPDVPAVEDK; encoded by the coding sequence ATGCTCGAAATGTTAATGCAGTGGTACCGCCGTCGGTTTAGCGACCCGGAAGCCATTGCTTTGTTGGTTATTCTCGTCGCCGGATTCGGCATTCTGTTCTTCTTCAGCGGTCTTCTCGCCCCCCTGCTGGTCGCGATTGTGCTGGCGTACCTGCTGGAGTGGCCAACGGCGCGTCTGGAAAATATAGGCTGTTCCCGTCGCTGGGCGACCAGTATCGTCCTGGTGCTGTTTGTCGGCATTCTGCTGTTAATGTCGTTTGTCGTTATGCCTGTCGCCTGGCAACAGGGGATTTACCTTATCCGAGATATGCCCGGCATGCTGAATAAGCTTTCTGATTTTGCCGCCACGTTGCCGCGCCGATATCCCGCCCTGATGGATGCCGGGATCATTGATGCGATGGCCGAAAACATGCGCGCCCGCATCATGACAATGGGCGATTCCGTGGTGAAATATTCCCTGGCGTCGCTGGTAGGGTTGCTCACGCTGGCCGTCTACCTTGTCCTCGTTCCGTTAATGGTTTTCTTCCTCGTCAAAGATAAAGAGCAGATGCTGAACGCGGTGCGGCGCATTCTGCCGCGTAATCGCGGGCTGGCCGGGCAGGTGTGGGAAGAGATGAACCAGCAGATCACCAACTACATTCGCGGCAAAGTGCTGGAGATGATTGTGGTGGGTGTGGCTACCTGGATTGGTTTTTTAATTTTCGGGCTTAACTACTCGCTGCTGCTGGCGGTGCTGGTGGGGCTGTCGGTGCTCATTCCCTACATCGGTGCCTTTGTGGTGACCATTCCGGTTGTCGGCGTTGCGCTGTTCCAGTTTGGTCTGGGGACCGAGTTCTGGAGCTGCTTCGCGGTGTACCTGATCATTCAGGGACTGGATGGCAACCTGCTGGTGCCGGTGCTGTTCTCAGAAGCGGTGAACCTGCATCCGCTGGTGATTATCTTATCCGTGGTGATTTTCGGCGGGCTGTGGGGATTCTGGGGCGTGTTCTTTGCCATTCCGCTGGCAACGTTGATCAAAGCAGTGGTTCACGCGTGGCCGGATGTGCCTGCGGTTGAGGATAAGTAG
- the bepA gene encoding beta-barrel assembly-enhancing protease, translated as MFRQLRKTLVATLIAALTVGQVLPAFADSSDSLPDMGTTAGSTLSIGQEMQMGDYYVRQLRGSAPLINDPLLVQYINGLGMRLVAHANSVKTPFHFYLINNDEINAFAFFGGNVVLHSALFRYSDNESQLASVMAHEISHVTQRHLARAMEDQKRNAPLTWVGALGSILLAMASPQAGMAALTGTLAGTRQGMISFTQQNEQEADRIGIQVLQRSGFDPQAMPSFLEKLLDQARYSSRPPEILLTHPLPESRLSDARNRANQMRPVVVQSSQDFYMAKVRTLGMYNSGRNQLTSDLLDALAKGNVREKNAAQYGQALQAMEASKYDEARKTLQPLLAADPNNPWYLDLATDIDLGQKKATDAINRLKGAKEVRTNPVLQLNLANAYLQGGQPAEAANILNRYTFNNKDDQNGWDLLAQAEAQLGNRDQELAARAEGFALVGRLDQAISLLSSASSQVKLGSLQQARYDARIDQLRGLQQRFKPYEKM; from the coding sequence ATGTTCAGGCAGTTGAGAAAAACACTGGTTGCGACACTGATTGCCGCACTGACGGTCGGTCAGGTGTTGCCAGCTTTCGCTGACTCGTCCGATTCATTGCCGGACATGGGCACTACAGCAGGAAGCACGCTCTCCATTGGGCAGGAAATGCAGATGGGGGATTATTACGTTCGTCAGCTGCGTGGCAGCGCGCCGCTGATTAACGACCCGTTGCTGGTTCAGTACATTAACGGGCTGGGCATGCGCCTGGTCGCGCACGCCAACTCGGTAAAAACCCCCTTCCACTTCTATTTAATCAATAATGACGAAATCAACGCCTTCGCCTTCTTTGGCGGCAACGTGGTGCTGCATTCGGCGTTATTCCGCTACTCTGATAACGAAAGTCAGCTGGCCTCGGTCATGGCGCACGAAATCTCTCACGTCACCCAGCGCCACCTTGCCCGGGCAATGGAAGACCAGAAGCGTAACGCTCCGCTGACCTGGGTTGGCGCATTGGGTTCCATTCTGCTGGCAATGGCCAGCCCGCAGGCCGGGATGGCGGCGTTAACCGGTACGCTGGCGGGAACACGTCAGGGAATGATCAGTTTCACCCAGCAAAACGAACAGGAAGCGGATCGTATTGGCATTCAGGTGCTGCAACGTTCGGGCTTTGACCCGCAGGCCATGCCGAGCTTCCTCGAAAAACTGCTCGACCAGGCGCGCTACTCCTCCCGTCCGCCGGAAATTTTGCTGACGCACCCCTTACCGGAAAGCCGTCTGTCGGATGCGCGTAACCGTGCCAACCAGATGCGCCCGGTCGTAGTTCAGTCGTCGCAGGATTTCTACATGGCAAAAGTGCGAACGCTTGGAATGTACAATTCCGGGCGTAACCAGCTGACCAGCGACCTGCTGGATGCGCTGGCGAAAGGCAACGTGCGTGAGAAAAACGCGGCTCAGTATGGCCAGGCGTTACAGGCGATGGAAGCGAGCAAATATGACGAAGCGCGTAAAACGCTGCAGCCACTTCTCGCCGCCGACCCGAATAACCCGTGGTATCTCGATCTCGCCACGGATATCGATCTGGGGCAGAAAAAAGCCACCGATGCGATTAATCGCCTGAAAGGGGCAAAAGAGGTGCGGACAAACCCGGTGCTGCAGCTTAACCTGGCGAATGCTTACTTACAGGGTGGTCAGCCTGCTGAAGCGGCGAATATTCTGAACCGCTACACCTTTAACAATAAAGACGATCAGAACGGCTGGGATCTGCTTGCCCAGGCAGAAGCGCAGCTGGGCAACCGCGATCAGGAGCTTGCGGCACGCGCCGAAGGCTTTGCCCTGGTGGGACGTCTTGACCAGGCGATTTCCCTCCTGAGCAGTGCCAGTTCACAGGTTAAGCTCGGCAGTCTGCAGCAGGCTCGTTACGATGCGCGTATCGATCAGCTTCGCGGTCTGCAGCAGCGCTTTAAGCCGTACGAGAAGATGTAA
- the ypfH gene encoding esterase, whose amino-acid sequence MKHDHFVVQSPDKPAKQLLLLFHGVGDNAVNMGQIGSWFAPVFPQALIVSIGGVEPCGPNGRQWFSVQGVTEENRQARIDAVMPVFIDTVRYWQQQSGVGADATALIGFSQGSIMSLESVKAQPGLVSRVIAFNGRFATLPQRATTQTTIHLIHGGEDRVIELSHAVAAQEALIREGGDVTLDIVDDLGHAIDDRSMQFALDHLRYTVPKHYFDEALSGGKPNDDDIVEFM is encoded by the coding sequence ATGAAACACGATCATTTTGTTGTTCAAAGCCCTGATAAACCGGCTAAACAGTTACTGCTTCTGTTTCATGGTGTTGGCGATAACGCCGTCAATATGGGCCAGATTGGCAGCTGGTTTGCCCCGGTATTTCCGCAGGCGCTGATTGTCAGTATTGGCGGAGTGGAGCCGTGTGGTCCGAACGGACGGCAGTGGTTCTCCGTTCAGGGCGTAACGGAAGAGAACCGTCAGGCACGTATTGACGCCGTCATGCCTGTCTTTATCGACACCGTGCGTTACTGGCAGCAGCAGAGCGGCGTTGGTGCCGATGCGACCGCGCTGATTGGCTTTTCGCAGGGGTCTATCATGTCCCTGGAGAGCGTAAAAGCGCAGCCAGGCCTGGTGTCGCGTGTGATTGCTTTTAACGGGCGCTTTGCGACGTTACCGCAACGCGCGACGACGCAGACCACGATCCATCTGATCCACGGTGGTGAAGACCGCGTGATTGAACTTTCGCATGCGGTTGCCGCGCAGGAAGCGCTGATCCGCGAAGGCGGGGATGTGACGCTGGATATTGTAGACGATCTGGGGCACGCGATTGATGACCGCAGCATGCAGTTTGCGCTCGATCATCTGCGTTATACCGTACCGAAGCACTACTTTGATGAAGCGCTCAGCGGTGGCAAGCCAAATGACGATGATATCGTCGAGTTTATGTGA
- the bcp gene encoding thioredoxin-dependent thiol peroxidase, with translation MNPLKAGDIAPKFSLPDQDGEQVNLTDFQGQRVLVYFYPKAMTPGCTVQACGLRDNMDELKKVGVEVLGISTDKPEKLSRFAEKELLNFTLLSDEDHQVCEQFGVWGEKTFMGKTYDGIHRISFLIDADGKVEHVFDDFKTSNHHDVVLNWLKQSA, from the coding sequence ATGAACCCACTGAAAGCCGGTGACATCGCACCGAAATTTAGCTTACCTGACCAGGATGGTGAGCAAGTAAATTTGACCGACTTCCAGGGACAGCGTGTTCTGGTCTATTTTTACCCGAAAGCCATGACCCCGGGCTGCACCGTACAGGCCTGCGGCTTACGCGACAACATGGACGAGTTGAAAAAAGTCGGCGTGGAAGTGCTGGGTATCAGCACCGATAAGCCAGAAAAGCTGTCACGATTTGCTGAAAAGGAGCTGCTTAACTTCACGCTGCTTTCTGACGAAGACCACCAGGTATGCGAGCAGTTTGGCGTCTGGGGCGAGAAGACCTTTATGGGCAAAACCTACGACGGCATTCACCGTATCAGCTTCCTGATTGACGCTGACGGTAAAGTTGAACATGTGTTTGATGACTTCAAAACCAGCAACCACCACGACGTGGTGCTGAACTGGCTCAAACAAAGCGCCTGA
- the purC gene encoding phosphoribosylaminoimidazolesuccinocarboxamide synthase — MQKQAELYRGKAKTVYSTENPDLLVLEFRNDTSAGDGARIEQFDRKGMVNNKFNHFIMTKLAEAGIPTQMEALLSDTECLVKKLDMVPVECVIRNRAAGSLVKRLGIEEGIELNPPLFDLFLKNDAMHDPMVNDSYCETFGWVNKENLARMKELTYKANDVLKKLFDDAGLILVDFKLEFGLFKGEVVLGDEFSPDGSRLWDKETLDKMDKDRFRQSLGGLIEAYEAVAHRLGVKLD; from the coding sequence ATGCAGAAGCAAGCTGAGTTGTATCGTGGCAAAGCGAAGACCGTATACAGCACGGAAAACCCGGATCTGTTGGTGCTCGAGTTCCGCAATGATACGTCAGCAGGGGATGGCGCACGCATTGAGCAGTTCGATCGTAAAGGCATGGTGAACAACAAGTTCAACCACTTCATTATGACCAAACTGGCCGAAGCGGGTATCCCGACCCAAATGGAAGCGCTGTTGTCCGATACGGAATGTCTGGTGAAAAAACTGGATATGGTTCCGGTTGAGTGCGTCATTCGTAACCGCGCAGCAGGCTCCCTGGTGAAGCGTCTTGGTATTGAAGAAGGTATTGAGCTGAATCCACCGCTTTTTGACCTGTTCCTGAAAAACGATGCCATGCACGATCCGATGGTCAATGACTCTTATTGCGAAACCTTCGGCTGGGTGAATAAAGAGAACCTGGCGCGCATGAAAGAACTGACCTACAAAGCCAACGACGTGCTGAAAAAACTGTTTGATGACGCGGGTCTGATCCTCGTCGACTTCAAACTGGAGTTCGGCCTGTTCAAAGGCGAAGTGGTTCTGGGTGATGAGTTCTCTCCGGACGGCAGCCGTCTGTGGGATAAAGAAACGCTGGATAAAATGGACAAAGACCGTTTCCGTCAGAGCCTGGGTGGCCTGATTGAAGCGTACGAAGCGGTTGCTCACCGTTTAGGCGTTAAGCTCGACTAA
- a CDS encoding glycine cleavage system transcriptional repressor — MTTSSQHYLVITALGADRPGIVNTITRHVSSCGCNIEDSRLAMLGEEFTFIMLLSGTWNAITLIESTLPLKGAELDLLIVMKRTTARPRPALPATVWVQVEVPDSPHLIERFTALFDSHQMNIAELVSRTQPGDGSAIPTLFIQITAHSPASQDASNIEQAFKALCTELNAQGSISVVNYSQHEQDGVE; from the coding sequence TTGACAACCTCATCACAACATTACCTGGTTATCACTGCGCTGGGTGCTGACAGGCCGGGTATTGTGAACACCATCACCCGCCATGTGAGCAGCTGCGGCTGTAATATCGAGGACAGCCGTCTGGCTATGCTGGGCGAAGAGTTCACGTTTATTATGCTGCTGTCCGGGACATGGAATGCCATTACCCTTATCGAATCGACCCTGCCGCTCAAAGGTGCGGAGCTGGATTTGCTGATCGTGATGAAACGCACCACTGCTCGCCCACGTCCGGCCCTGCCCGCGACCGTCTGGGTGCAGGTTGAAGTCCCCGATTCACCCCATCTGATTGAGCGCTTCACCGCGTTATTTGACAGCCATCAGATGAATATTGCCGAACTCGTTTCCCGAACGCAGCCGGGTGACGGCAGCGCCATTCCCACCCTTTTTATTCAGATTACCGCGCACAGCCCTGCCTCGCAGGATGCGTCAAATATCGAGCAAGCGTTCAAAGCCCTCTGTACAGAATTAAACGCGCAAGGCAGTATAAGCGTCGTCAATTATTCGCAGCATGAACAGGATGGAGTTGAGTAA
- the arsC gene encoding arsenate reductase (glutaredoxin) (This arsenate reductase requires both glutathione and glutaredoxin to convert arsenate to arsenite, after which the efflux transporter formed by ArsA and ArsB can extrude the arsenite from the cell, providing resistance.), producing the protein MTDAVKIYHNPRCSKSRDTLSLLKSNGIDPEVVLYLETPPDAQTLRQLLHMLGMGSARELMRQKEDLYTSLNLNDSRLTEAELIQAMVENPKLIERPIVVANGQARIGRPPEEVLEIL; encoded by the coding sequence ATGACAGACGCGGTAAAAATCTACCACAACCCACGCTGCTCGAAGAGCCGCGACACCCTTAGCCTGCTGAAGTCGAACGGCATTGACCCGGAAGTGGTGTTGTATCTGGAGACACCGCCAGATGCACAGACGCTTCGTCAGCTGCTGCACATGCTGGGAATGGGCAGTGCCAGAGAGCTAATGCGCCAGAAAGAGGACCTGTATACGTCGCTCAATCTGAATGACAGTCGTCTAACCGAGGCTGAGCTGATTCAGGCGATGGTTGAAAATCCGAAACTGATTGAGCGCCCCATTGTGGTCGCAAACGGTCAGGCGCGTATTGGACGCCCGCCGGAAGAGGTGCTCGAGATACTCTAA
- a CDS encoding tRNA(Met) cytidine acetyltransferase TmcA: MVAFEHLIRELEHKGHRRLVVLSGDEQWTFTQASALRDALPGDWLWLADNASRAISGLLGREFRHAIFDARAGFDVSAFAALSGTLRAGSLLVLLVPSPDVWAEQPDSDSLRWSDSAEPIATPNFIHHFCRTIAEDPEAIVWLQHQPLSLPARSDAPDWQPASGAPQREQAEILAALLAMKRGVVAVTAPRGRGKSALAGMLLSRTQGSAIVTAPSKGATEVIARFAGERFHFMAPDALLASEEQADWLIVDEAAAIPGPLLEKLVDRFPRVLLTTTVQGYEGTGRGFLLKFCSRFSGLQRYTLSTPVRWAAGCPLERVVASALLFDDTLIDRSPTGALQLTSLTPEAWASNPALAASVYELLCAAHYRTSPLDLRRMMDAPGQHFSVAQTDSVIAGALWLVEEGGLTAQLSRAVWAGFRRPRGNLVAQSLAAHGGSPLAAMLKGRRVTRIAVHPRRQREGIGQALIRSASGEDYLSVSFGYTDELWRFWQRCGFVLVRMGSHREASSGCYTAMALLPLSDAGRQLCEQAHQRLRRDARVLSALNGEKIPVDDGWEATLNSDDWLELAGFAFAHRAFSTSVAALTRLLLSVDMPLPALRGKVEARSDDARLSAELLLSGRKALLARLRSETAQALESLEPARCQQLKDDILQWQFFQ; encoded by the coding sequence ATGGTGGCGTTTGAACATCTGATTCGCGAGCTTGAGCACAAAGGTCATCGTCGGCTGGTGGTGCTCAGCGGCGATGAGCAGTGGACATTCACGCAGGCATCAGCCCTGCGTGATGCCTTGCCCGGAGACTGGCTGTGGCTGGCGGATAACGCGTCCAGAGCCATCAGCGGGCTGCTGGGACGCGAGTTCCGGCACGCAATTTTTGATGCCCGCGCCGGGTTTGACGTCTCAGCCTTTGCGGCCCTGAGCGGGACGCTGCGTGCCGGTAGCCTTCTGGTGCTGCTGGTACCGTCCCCTGACGTGTGGGCGGAACAACCTGACAGCGATTCCCTGCGCTGGAGTGACAGCGCCGAACCCATCGCCACGCCAAATTTTATTCACCACTTTTGCCGGACGATTGCCGAGGATCCTGAGGCGATAGTCTGGCTTCAGCACCAGCCTTTATCGCTTCCTGCACGATCCGACGCCCCTGACTGGCAGCCCGCCAGCGGTGCGCCGCAGCGCGAGCAGGCTGAGATACTGGCAGCACTCCTGGCCATGAAACGCGGCGTTGTGGCCGTTACGGCCCCGCGCGGACGCGGGAAGTCTGCGCTGGCGGGAATGCTGTTGAGCCGCACGCAGGGCAGTGCCATTGTCACCGCGCCATCAAAAGGGGCGACGGAGGTTATCGCCCGTTTTGCCGGCGAACGTTTTCACTTTATGGCCCCGGACGCGCTGCTGGCCTCTGAAGAGCAGGCCGACTGGCTGATTGTCGACGAAGCCGCTGCCATCCCCGGACCGCTGCTTGAAAAGCTGGTCGACCGTTTCCCGCGCGTCCTGCTGACCACAACGGTGCAGGGTTACGAAGGAACAGGAAGAGGCTTTCTGCTTAAGTTCTGTAGCCGGTTCAGCGGGTTGCAGCGGTATACCTTATCAACCCCGGTACGCTGGGCTGCAGGATGCCCTCTTGAGCGGGTCGTCGCCAGCGCACTGCTGTTTGACGATACGCTTATCGATCGCAGCCCAACAGGCGCCTTACAGTTGACCTCTCTGACCCCGGAAGCATGGGCGAGCAACCCGGCGCTGGCGGCGAGTGTGTATGAGCTGCTTTGTGCGGCACATTACCGCACCTCACCGCTGGATTTACGCCGCATGATGGACGCGCCCGGCCAGCACTTTTCCGTCGCCCAAACGGACTCTGTCATTGCCGGGGCGCTCTGGCTGGTGGAAGAGGGGGGATTAACGGCGCAGCTCAGCCGTGCCGTCTGGGCGGGGTTCCGCCGTCCTCGCGGGAACCTGGTGGCGCAGTCCCTTGCCGCGCATGGCGGCTCCCCGCTGGCGGCAATGCTCAAAGGCCGACGGGTGACCCGAATAGCGGTACATCCTCGTCGTCAACGGGAAGGCATCGGACAGGCACTGATCCGCAGCGCAAGCGGCGAGGATTACCTGTCGGTGAGCTTTGGCTATACCGATGAACTGTGGCGTTTCTGGCAGCGATGCGGCTTTGTGCTGGTGCGCATGGGCAGCCATCGCGAAGCCAGCAGCGGCTGTTATACCGCAATGGCCTTGCTGCCGCTCAGCGACGCGGGGCGACAGCTGTGTGAGCAGGCGCATCAGCGACTGCGCCGCGATGCGCGCGTGTTATCGGCCCTGAACGGTGAAAAGATCCCGGTGGACGATGGCTGGGAGGCTACCCTTAATAGTGACGACTGGCTGGAGCTGGCGGGGTTTGCCTTTGCCCATCGCGCATTTTCTACCTCCGTCGCGGCGTTAACGCGGTTGCTGCTAAGCGTGGACATGCCGCTGCCCGCCCTGCGCGGGAAAGTGGAGGCGAGAAGTGATGACGCCCGGCTCAGCGCTGAACTGCTTCTTTCGGGGCGAAAAGCGTTACTGGCCAGGCTTCGCAGTGAAACGGCGCAAGCGCTTGAAAGCCTTGAACCTGCACGCTGTCAGCAGCTGAAAGACGACATTTTGCAATGGCAATTTTTTCAATGA